The Rahnella aquatilis CIP 78.65 = ATCC 33071 genomic sequence TGTACCAGCTTTCGCCGACCAGTGCGGGGTCGGCAGGACGGCTCTGGTACGCCAGCATAATGCCGCCCCACCAGAGATTGTCATTAAGCAGGCAGCCGCCTTTGTAGTGAATATCGTCGCGGTAACGGTCATCCGTTGAACACACGGTGATGATGGCTTTCAGGGCGGCAGGGCGACGGGCTGCGACCTGCAGGCTGTTAAAACCGCCCCAGGATTTCCCCATCATACCGACGTTGCCGCTGCACCAGCGTTGTCCGGTGATCCACTGAATGACTTCCAGCGCGTCGTCCTGTTCCTGCAACAGGTATTCATCCGCCAGCAATCCGTCGGATTCGCCGCTGCCGCGCATATCCACGCGCACCACGGCATAGCCGTTACCGGCGAAAAAGCCGTGCATCGGTTCATCGCGGGTGCGGGTGCCGTCGCGTTTGCGGTAAGGAATGTATTCGAGAATGGCCGGAACCGGCTGGTGTTCAGCGTCATCCGGCAACCACAGACGGGCAGCGAGGCGTGTGCCGTCGCTCAGCGGGATCCACAGATGTTCAGTCACGGTGACGGCATGAGGGAATTCAGTCACGATACGTTTGGTGCTCATAAGACTCCTGTCGAAGAAATGGCTGCCGCAGGAAGCGCCGCGCCGCGCAGGGCGAGAACCTCGTCCAGCCAGCTTGTGCGCATTTCCGGTACGGAGGTCAGCAGTTTTTCGGTGTAACTGTGCATTGGCGCGCTGAAGACTACGTCGGTATCACCGCTGGCGACGACCTGACCCTGATACATCACCGCCACCTGGTGGGCGATACGTTTTACCGTGCCCAGATCGTGGGTGATAAACAGATACGACAGCCCGAGCTGTTCCTGTAAGCGACGCAGCAGATTCAGCACTTCTTCTGCCACCAGCGGATCGAGTGCCGACGTGGCTTCATCGCAGATAATCAGTTCCGGCTGCGCGGCCAGCGCGCGGGCGATACAAACGCGCTGCTTCTGCCCGCCGGAAAGTTCGCCGGGGCGACGGTCGATCAGTTTGACTGGCAGTTCGGTGAGTCGCAGTAATTCTTCCACGCGCCCGCGTACCTGCTTTTTGCTCATGCCGAAATAGAATGTCAGCGGGCGGCCGATGATATCCAGCAAGGTCTGGCGCGGATTGAGCGCCACGTCAGGCAACTGATAAATCATCTGTATGCGGCGCAGCGTTTCTTTATTGCGCTGATGGAAATTATGCGAAAGCGACATGCCGTCGAAATCTACCGTGCCTTCGGTGTCCGCCAGCAAGCCAACGAGCGCCTTTGCCAGCGTACTTTTGCCGCTGCCGGATTCGCCGATAATCGCCAGCGTTTTGCCACGCGGCAGTTGCAGACTGACGTCATGTACCACCCGCTTACCATTGTAGCCAGTGCTGAGTTTGCGCATCGTCAGCAATGGCTGACCGGCCGTTTCATGGCCGCCGGTCAGCGGCGTCAGTGCGTGTTCACGCTCCGCTACCAGTCGGCGGGTATATTCCTGCTGCGGATTTTCCAGAATGGTCTGCGTGCTGCCGGTTTCCACTTCTTTACCGTGGCGCAGCACCATAATCCGGTCGGCAAGTTGGGCGACCACGGCCAGATCGTGGGTGATATACAGCGCGGCGGTATTGAATTCGCGCACCAGTTTGCGCAGCATCACCAGCACTTCAATCTGTGTGGTGACGTCCAGTGCGGTAGTCGGCTCGTCCATAATCAGCAAATCAGGCTTACAGGACATGGCCATTGCGGCCATTGCACGCTGAAGCTGGCCACCGGAAAGCTGATGCGGATAGCGTTTGCCGATGTTTTCAGGGTCCGGCAAATCGAGTGAGCGGAACAGGGATATTGCCCACTGACGGCTCTCTTCTTTGCTCATCAGACCGTGGCGGACAGGGCCTTCGCAGACCTGTTTTTCGATGGTCAGCGCGGGATTAAACGCGGCCGCCGCGCTTTGTGCCACATACGCCACGCGTTTGCCGCGCCATTGGCGTTTGATGTGCGAAGGCTGAGAGACGATATCGGTGCCATCAAGAAAGACTTCACCCCCGGCAATCCGGCATCCCTGACGCGCATAACCCAGTGCCGCCAGACCAATGGTTGATTTCCCGGCGCCGGATTCCCCAATCAGGCCGAGCACTTCACCGGCTGCCAGTTTCAGAGAGATATCCTGCACCAGCGGCGAACCGTCGAGGGTTTCGATGCGCAGCCCGCGCATTTCTAAAATCGTGCGTGTCATGCTTCATCTCCCTGCGGCAGGCTGTTACGGGCCAGCAGCCAGTCGACCACCAGATTGACGCCAATCGTCAGCAGGGCAATCGCTGCCGCCGGATATAAGGGTGCGAACTGACCAAAGTTAATCGCCTGGGCGTTGTCACGTACCATGCTGCCCCAGTCGGCATAAGGTGGCTGAATGCCCAACCCTAAGAAACTTAAGCCCGCGATGAACAGGAAGGTGAAGCAAAAACGCATCCCGAATTCCGCCAGCAACGGCGGCAGGGCGTTAGGCAGGATTTCCCGGAACAGCACCCAGCGCAACCCTTCGCCACGTAAACGCGCCGCTTCGACATATTCCTGACAGACAATCGCCTGCGCCACCAGCCGTGCCAGACGGAACACGCGGGTGGCATCAAGCAGGGCGATGGTCAGTACCAGCACGGGAATCGACGTGCCCATGACCGACAATACGATCAGCGCAAAAATCAGCACAGGAATCGACATCACGGTATCGACGATGCGCGACAGCACAACGTCGACCCATTTGCCGTAAATCGCCGCCGTAAAGCCGGTGACAATGCCGATAATAAAAGAACTGAAGGTGATGGTCAGCGCGATAGCAATGGTGGTGCGTGCGCCAAAAAGAATGCGGGAAAGCATGTCGCGCCCGAGGCTGTCGGTGCCAAACGGCGTGGCGGCGGAAGGCAGCAGCCAGATGTCGCCGACCTGTTCGGTTTCGCTGTGCGGCGCGAGCCAGGGCGCAAAAATAGCCGCCAGCAGGTTTACCGCAATAATCACAATTCCTATCCAGGCCGACAGCGGGATGTTAATGAAATATCGGTTCATGTGTTCCCCCTTTTAGCGCGCATGGCGCAGGCGTGGATTGCACCAGATCGCCAGTAAATCGGCGGTGGTGTTGAGGAAAATGTAAGTGCCGCCAAACAGCAGGCCACAGGCCTGAACCACCGGCAGGTCGCGTTTGGTCACGGCATCTACCATGTATTGCCCGATGCCCGGATAGACAAACACCACTTCCACCAGAATCACACCCACCACCAGATACGCAAGATTGAACGCCACCACGTTAATGATCGGCGCAAGGGCGTTCGGCAGGGCGTGAGCGACCACGATACGCCAGCGGGGAATGCCTTTGAGCACCGCGCTTTCAATGTACGGACTGGCCATCACCGCAGTGACTGACGCACGCGTCATGCGCAACATATGCGCCAGCACGACCAGCGTCAGGGTGAGCATCGGCAGCGTACAGATATAAAGGCGGTCGATAAACGAGGAACTGCTGTCTACCATTGCCAGGCTCGGGAACCATGTCAGACGGATAGCGAAGGCGATCACCAGAATGTAGCCGACAAAAAACTCCGGCACCGAAATGCTGATAAGCGTCAGGGTATTTGCCAGCCGGTCAAAAACGGAACCGCGCCAGATAGCGGCCGCGATACCTAAACCTACCGCCAGCGGTATGGCGATGATTGCGGCGTATCCCGCGAGGAACAGGGTATTCGCCAGACGCGGCAGCAGTTCGTCGCTGATAGCCCGCCCGTTTGCCAGTGAATGCCCTAAGTCGCCATGCATAATGCCCGCCAGCCAGTGCAGATAACGTACTACCGACGGTTCATCCAGCCCGAGTTGCAGGCGCAACGCGGCAACAGTTTCAGGCGTGGCGCTCTGGCCTAAAATGGCCGTGGCGACGTCACCGGGCAGCATTTCCGTGCCGATAAAAATCAGCACAGAAACCAGCCACAGCGTGATAATACCCGTCAGGATCCGCTGTAAAATCCGTTTTTTCATCATGCCTCCAGCCAGACACGCTCGGCCAGACGACCACCCATGAAGTTGAACATCGGATGTGGCCTGATACCGCCGACTTTTTTGCTGGCCGCATCGAGATAATCGCCGAACAGCGGGATCATCGCGCCACCGTTATCGCGCACGATACTTTGCAACTCGCCATAGATTTCTGCGCGTTTACCTTCATCGAGCAGCGAACGGGCCTGCAACAGCAGGGCGTCAAACTTCTCATCTTTCCAGTGGGTGTCATTCCATTTCGCGTCGGACTGATAGGCGGTGGAGAACATCTGATCGGCGGTCGGACGTCCGCCCCAGTAACCCATGCTGAACGGCGCTTTCATCCACACGTCGTCCCAGTAGCTGTCGGCAGGCTGGCGTTTGATGTTGACCTGAATACCGCCTTTCTGTGCCTGTCCCTGGAACAGGGCAGCAGCGTCGAGCGCACCGGCAAAGGCGGCGTCAGAGGAGGACAGCTCGATGTTGAGATCTGTCAGACCGGCTTTTTTCAGATAGAACTGCGATTTGTCCGGATCGTAAACGCGCTGTTCCAGGCTGTGATTGAAGAAGCGGTCTGTTTTTGGGATCGGGTGGTCGTTGCCCAGCGAACCGTAGCCGCGCAGCACGGTGTCGAGGATTTTCTGACGATCGATGCCGTGTTTAATTGCCATGCGCACATCGTTGTTGTTGTACGGTGCAACGCTGCAATCCATCAGGAAAGTGAAATGCTGACCGCCGGATGAACGCACAATATTCAGTGCCGGGCTGCGTTTAAGGAAATCGACGGTTTTGAAATCGACACGGTTAATCGCGTGAACCTGACCGGAAATCAGGGCGTTGGTGCGCGCGGTCGGGTCGTTGATGACCAGCACTTCCACGGCATCGACAAAGGCGCGATCCGGCTTCCAGTAGTTCGGATTGCGTTTGAACAGCGATCGCACGCCCGGTTCGTACTGATCAAAGATAAAACCGCCGGTGCCAATCGGGTGAGACCAGTCGGTGAAGCCTGCCGGTACCACCACCAGATGGTAATCTGCCAGCAGATACGGCAGGTCGGCGTTGCCGCTTTCCAGCGTGATCAGGATCTGGTTATCACCCTGTCTGGTCAGGCCGGTAATCGGCGCAAGCTGGGTCTTGATGGCGCTTTTGGATTTGTCGCCACGATGCAGATTGATGGAGTAAAGAATGTCATCCGCATCGAGCTTCTTGCCGTTATGGAAGGTCACGCCATCACGAACGGTAAACACCCACTCGGCGGCACCCGGTTTGGCTTCCCAGGAAGAGAATAATTCAGGTGTGGCCTGGTTATTTTCATCAATTTCAATCAGGCCGTTCATTAGCATATATGCCTGATTTAACGGTACCCAGTCGCTGAATAATGTCGGATCCAGCGTATCACTGGTATTTCCCCCTGACATACCCAGTTTTAATACGCCGCCTTTTTTCGGCTCAGCAGCAAAAGCAGAGAACGGTGAAAAGCCCATGGCACTCGTAATACCCACAGCGGAAGCGCTGGTAATAAAGCCGCGACGACTAAGTTGTGCATCCTGCATTAATTTCGTCAAAGGGGAATTATGATCTTTCATTAATTATCTCCATAGTACGTGCTGGAATTTTATAGGTGCAGGCGAAATACCCCGGGTGTTTCAAATTGGCGCAATGGATTGCCTTGATGATTTATATCAAAACCCCCTGTTGAACTTGCATGAGAATTTATCATGAGGGTATGCGAAAAATGCGCGGCAGAACACCCTGAAAAGCTTTATTTTTCTGAGCTATCAACGTCTGGAAAGGGAAGTGACCGGTGGAACTGCATACGGTTGTCGGCTTAATTGGCGTGTTTTGCTATCTTCTGGCTTATGCGCTGGTTCAAATGCGCAGGCTAGCGGTTGATGCTAACAGTTACGCCTATCTTAATATAATCGGCGGTGTGTTTGGCCTGTATTCGTTAAGTCATGATTTTAACCTTGCATCCTGTATTTCACAGTCATGCTGGCTGTTATTTACATTAATTGGTATGAATTCTGCGAGAAAACGCAGATATCTGGAAAGGAATAAAATCCCGCCGACAGATATATAACTAACATATAAGATTATTATTATATTTAACGCCTCCCCTTTGCAGGGGAGGGCGCTTATTAAGGCTGTTTCAGCCAGTTAATCACTTTATGTACCACAGGTTTGAGGAACCGGTCCTGCGGCGTGAGCATGTAGCATTTTCCGGCGGCGGCCAGTTTGCCGGGATGTGCAGCGACCAGCTGGCCGTTGTTGAGGTGATCCTGCACCAGTCCTTCCCAGCCGAGCAATATCCCGTCGCCCAGCACCGCCGACTGCACCAGAAACGGATAATTATTGGCGCGCCACGTTCTGTGTGGTGTGACGAAGCTGACATCCTGTGAGGCAAACCAGTCACGCCAGCCAGTCCATTCACGCTGCGGATCGTCCTGAATCAGCAGGGTGTGTTCCAGCAGATCTGCGGCGCTGGCCTGCGGCGGAAGACGGGCCAGAAATTGCGGTGAACACATCGGATAACATACCTCGTCAAACAGCGCCTGAACGTGATATCCGGGCGGTGGCTCGCGCAGATAGAAGATAGCCAGATCAAATTCTGATGACTTGAGATCTGAAAAGCTGTCGGAAATTTTCATGCGTATTTGCAGGTCGGGTAAAAGCTGGCGCAATGATGACAGACGGGACGAAAGCCACAGGCTGCTCATGGCGCTGGTGCACGCCAGCGTGACCTGCGGCAAACCGTTCCAGCCCATCACTTCTGCCGTGGACTGCGAAATATCGCCCAGTAACTTACGCACCTGTTGGGCATAGGTTTCACCGCGCGGTGTCAGGGTCGTTTTACGCTGGGCGCGCTGGAAAAGCTTACAGCCGAGCATTTCCTCCAGTTGAATGATCTGGCGGCTGATGGCGCTTTGGGTAAGATTCAGCTCTTCTGCTGCCCGGGAAAAACTGCAATAACGCGCCACGCATTCAAAAGCCACCAGTGTGTTCAGTGGCGGTAACGGTTCTATCTGCACGGTAAAAGTCTCTCCGGATGAGCGTTTAGCAGTTTTCCAGCATCTGCGAAATCGTCAGACCGACCTGCTGGATGGCACGTTCAGTTTTTGCTGTCAGGGGCTGGGCATAATTAATACGCAGGCAATTGCGGTATTTGCCTGAAGCAGAGAATATCGAACCGATGGCAATTTGCACTAAATGTTCTTCGAGCAGCCGGTTCAGCCGCTGTGTATCCACGCGTTCATCAAGTTCGATCCACAGCAAAAAACCGCCCTGCGGGCGGCTGACGCGCGTGCCACACGGGAAATATTTCATCACCCAGTCGGCCATGGTGCACAGATTTCGCTGGTACTGATTACGCATCCGGCGCATGTGCTGCAGGTAATGGCCCTGTTTGATGAAATCGGCGATAGCAATTTGTGGCAGCGTAGCCGACGCGCCGGTGGTGATGTATTTCATGTGTAATGCGCGGTCGTGATAACGACCCGGTGCGATCCAGCCGACGCGTAAACCGGGCGCCAGCGTTTTGGAAAATGAACTGCACAGCAATACGCGGCCATCTTCATCGAAAGAGGTGATGGTGGCAGGGCGCGGATACTGATACGCCAGTTCGCCATACACATCGTCTTCGATAATGGCGATATCGTAACGCTGGGCCAGACGCAGCAGGCTTTTCTTGCGGTCATCCGGCATGTTGTAACCGAGCGGATTGTTGCAGTTGGGCGTCAGTTGTATGGCTTTGACCGGCCACTGTTCCAGCGCCATTTCCAGCGCTTCGAGGCTGATGCCGGTCACCGGATCGGTCGGGATTTCCAGTGCTTTCATACCGAAGCCTTTCAGGGTTTGCATCGCCCCGTGAAAACTCGGCGAATCCACCGCCACAATATCACCCTGCTCACAGACCGAACGGATGGCGATAGACAGCGCTTCATGACAACCGGTGGTGATCAGAATATTGCTGGCATCCATATGGCTGCCGCTGTCAATCATCAGGCGGGCAATCTGTTCGCGTAATTCTTCCGAGCCGTAAATGCTGTCGTAATGAAACGCGTTGAGATTCTGATGCTGTCCGGCGCGTCCCATCAGACGGCTGAGTGGCCTGAGCGTGGCGGCGGTGACGTCCGGCGAGCCCCGCCCGAGCTGAACCACGCCGGGACGGTGCGGCGAAGTAATCAGTTCGAGTACCTGATCCCACTGGGAAATATCCACCGGACGTTGCGTCGGGCGGCAAACCGCCGGAAGTGCGGCCTGCAGGCGCGCATCTTTGACAAAGTAGCCCGATTTGGGCCGTGCTTCCACCAGCTGTTTTTCTTCCAGCACCCGGTATGCCTGCTGAACCGTACTGACGCTGACGCCATGTTCGCTACTTAACACCCGCACTGAAGGCAGACGTATACCCGCCGGATACAGCCCCTGTTCAATACGGTCACTTAAGACATTTGCCAGATTTTCGTAACGATTCATTATCTTTTCCTCAACGCCTGCGCAAAGAAAGCAGTACAGATGGACACAATCTAACGCTGAATCTGTCATCAGATCCAGATCTGTATGGTTGAAATACAAAAAAACTGAATCTGTAATGTTTTTGCCCGTTGTTAGATCCTGATGTCAGGTCGTCAACGGGAGCAGAATATGAAAAATATCATTGAAGAACGGCAGTTTGCCGGATGTGAGACACGCGTTTGTGACGGTATCGTGATGCCTGAGCGGGCAGTACAGATGCCGCAGAAAAAGGCCGGATGGGTAAAACAGTGGTTTGCCGTCTTGTACGGCTGGAATGAGCGCCGCATCAGTCGCAAGATTTTACATTCGCTGAGCGCGGATCAACTCAAAGATATCGGGCTGGCGAAATCGGATATCGACAGGGAGTATCCGCGGAGCGTGTGGCCGAACTGGCCGAAGTGATTTTGCTCCTCCCCCTTCGCAGGGGGAGGAGCAGTCATGAGTTTTACTTCACCTGCATACCTGGCTGTGCGCCGGAATCCGGGCTGAG encodes the following:
- a CDS encoding ABC transporter ATP-binding protein yields the protein MTRTILEMRGLRIETLDGSPLVQDISLKLAAGEVLGLIGESGAGKSTIGLAALGYARQGCRIAGGEVFLDGTDIVSQPSHIKRQWRGKRVAYVAQSAAAAFNPALTIEKQVCEGPVRHGLMSKEESRQWAISLFRSLDLPDPENIGKRYPHQLSGGQLQRAMAAMAMSCKPDLLIMDEPTTALDVTTQIEVLVMLRKLVREFNTAALYITHDLAVVAQLADRIMVLRHGKEVETGSTQTILENPQQEYTRRLVAEREHALTPLTGGHETAGQPLLTMRKLSTGYNGKRVVHDVSLQLPRGKTLAIIGESGSGKSTLAKALVGLLADTEGTVDFDGMSLSHNFHQRNKETLRRIQMIYQLPDVALNPRQTLLDIIGRPLTFYFGMSKKQVRGRVEELLRLTELPVKLIDRRPGELSGGQKQRVCIARALAAQPELIICDEATSALDPLVAEEVLNLLRRLQEQLGLSYLFITHDLGTVKRIAHQVAVMYQGQVVASGDTDVVFSAPMHSYTEKLLTSVPEMRTSWLDEVLALRGAALPAAAISSTGVL
- a CDS encoding ABC transporter permease yields the protein MNRYFINIPLSAWIGIVIIAVNLLAAIFAPWLAPHSETEQVGDIWLLPSAATPFGTDSLGRDMLSRILFGARTTIAIALTITFSSFIIGIVTGFTAAIYGKWVDVVLSRIVDTVMSIPVLIFALIVLSVMGTSIPVLVLTIALLDATRVFRLARLVAQAIVCQEYVEAARLRGEGLRWVLFREILPNALPPLLAEFGMRFCFTFLFIAGLSFLGLGIQPPYADWGSMVRDNAQAINFGQFAPLYPAAAIALLTIGVNLVVDWLLARNSLPQGDEA
- a CDS encoding ABC transporter permease, with product MKKRILQRILTGIITLWLVSVLIFIGTEMLPGDVATAILGQSATPETVAALRLQLGLDEPSVVRYLHWLAGIMHGDLGHSLANGRAISDELLPRLANTLFLAGYAAIIAIPLAVGLGIAAAIWRGSVFDRLANTLTLISISVPEFFVGYILVIAFAIRLTWFPSLAMVDSSSSFIDRLYICTLPMLTLTLVVLAHMLRMTRASVTAVMASPYIESAVLKGIPRWRIVVAHALPNALAPIINVVAFNLAYLVVGVILVEVVFVYPGIGQYMVDAVTKRDLPVVQACGLLFGGTYIFLNTTADLLAIWCNPRLRHAR
- a CDS encoding ABC transporter substrate-binding protein, whose product is MKDHNSPLTKLMQDAQLSRRGFITSASAVGITSAMGFSPFSAFAAEPKKGGVLKLGMSGGNTSDTLDPTLFSDWVPLNQAYMLMNGLIEIDENNQATPELFSSWEAKPGAAEWVFTVRDGVTFHNGKKLDADDILYSINLHRGDKSKSAIKTQLAPITGLTRQGDNQILITLESGNADLPYLLADYHLVVVPAGFTDWSHPIGTGGFIFDQYEPGVRSLFKRNPNYWKPDRAFVDAVEVLVINDPTARTNALISGQVHAINRVDFKTVDFLKRSPALNIVRSSGGQHFTFLMDCSVAPYNNNDVRMAIKHGIDRQKILDTVLRGYGSLGNDHPIPKTDRFFNHSLEQRVYDPDKSQFYLKKAGLTDLNIELSSSDAAFAGALDAAALFQGQAQKGGIQVNIKRQPADSYWDDVWMKAPFSMGYWGGRPTADQMFSTAYQSDAKWNDTHWKDEKFDALLLQARSLLDEGKRAEIYGELQSIVRDNGGAMIPLFGDYLDAASKKVGGIRPHPMFNFMGGRLAERVWLEA
- a CDS encoding CBU_0592 family membrane protein; translated protein: MELHTVVGLIGVFCYLLAYALVQMRRLAVDANSYAYLNIIGGVFGLYSLSHDFNLASCISQSCWLLFTLIGMNSARKRRYLERNKIPPTDI
- a CDS encoding LysR substrate-binding domain-containing protein translates to MQIEPLPPLNTLVAFECVARYCSFSRAAEELNLTQSAISRQIIQLEEMLGCKLFQRAQRKTTLTPRGETYAQQVRKLLGDISQSTAEVMGWNGLPQVTLACTSAMSSLWLSSRLSSLRQLLPDLQIRMKISDSFSDLKSSEFDLAIFYLREPPPGYHVQALFDEVCYPMCSPQFLARLPPQASAADLLEHTLLIQDDPQREWTGWRDWFASQDVSFVTPHRTWRANNYPFLVQSAVLGDGILLGWEGLVQDHLNNGQLVAAHPGKLAAAGKCYMLTPQDRFLKPVVHKVINWLKQP
- a CDS encoding PLP-dependent aminotransferase family protein, with the protein product MNRYENLANVLSDRIEQGLYPAGIRLPSVRVLSSEHGVSVSTVQQAYRVLEEKQLVEARPKSGYFVKDARLQAALPAVCRPTQRPVDISQWDQVLELITSPHRPGVVQLGRGSPDVTAATLRPLSRLMGRAGQHQNLNAFHYDSIYGSEELREQIARLMIDSGSHMDASNILITTGCHEALSIAIRSVCEQGDIVAVDSPSFHGAMQTLKGFGMKALEIPTDPVTGISLEALEMALEQWPVKAIQLTPNCNNPLGYNMPDDRKKSLLRLAQRYDIAIIEDDVYGELAYQYPRPATITSFDEDGRVLLCSSFSKTLAPGLRVGWIAPGRYHDRALHMKYITTGASATLPQIAIADFIKQGHYLQHMRRMRNQYQRNLCTMADWVMKYFPCGTRVSRPQGGFLLWIELDERVDTQRLNRLLEEHLVQIAIGSIFSASGKYRNCLRINYAQPLTAKTERAIQQVGLTISQMLENC
- a CDS encoding DUF1127 domain-containing protein, yielding MKNIIEERQFAGCETRVCDGIVMPERAVQMPQKKAGWVKQWFAVLYGWNERRISRKILHSLSADQLKDIGLAKSDIDREYPRSVWPNWPK